A single Oncorhynchus nerka isolate Pitt River linkage group LG10, Oner_Uvic_2.0, whole genome shotgun sequence DNA region contains:
- the LOC115136416 gene encoding guanine nucleotide-binding protein G(I)/G(S)/G(O) subunit gamma-8-like, whose translation MSNNMAKITDTRKTVEQLKLEVNIERMMVSKAAADLMAFCEAHAKEDPLVIPVSSSENPFREKKFFCAIL comes from the exons ATGTCCAATAACATGGCTAAGATTACAGATACCCGCAAGACAGTGGAACAGCTGAAACTGGAAGTTAACATCGAAAGAATGATG GTGTCCAAAGCAGCAGCTGATCTGATGGCCTTCTGTGAGGCTCATGCCAAGGAGGACCCTCTGGTGATACCAGTGTCATCCTCTGAGAACCCTTTTCGGGAGAAGAAATTCTTCTGTGCCATACTCTAA
- the LOC115135579 gene encoding transmembrane protein 45B-like yields MANFKGHALPGSCFLLLGLCWSVMYPLRHCWRRHQPKARQKLPLFFNRIDLIEGALMIFFAFVGIMAEQFVPDGPHAHLYNRETQSWVKLMNWQHSTMYLFFSIAGVVKVLTMSPLPVPLGLDRLALSLAFFIEGLLFYFHVHMRPPLDTHIHSMLFVPVFGGAAITLLEVFMRDNIVLELLRTSMTILQGSWFFQIGFVLYPLNGVQWDLQAHDNTMFITMCFCWHLAMALLIVGINYWMGWCCVQRCSGRGSDIEIMMRKTSSSKKALLEESDEE; encoded by the exons ATGGCCAACTTCAAGGGACATGCCCTGCCTGGCAGCTGCTTTCTGCTGTTAGGCCTGTGTTGGTCAGTGATGTACCCTCTCCGACACTGCTGGAGGAGGCATCAGCCTAAAGCAAGACAAAAACTGCCCCTGTTCTTTAACAGAATAGACTTAATCGAGGGGGCACTCATGATTTTCTTTGCCTTTGTGG GCATCATGGCAGAGCAGTTTGTGCCTGATGGGCCCCATGCCCACCTGTACAACAGAGAGACCCAGTCCTGGGTGAAGCTGATGAACTGGCAGCACAGCACTATGTACCTCTTCTTCAGTATCGCTGGAGTTGTTAAAGTCCTCACTATGTCACCGCTTCCAGTCCCACTTGGTCTTGACCGCCTTGCTCTCTCCCTGGCTTTTTTTATTGAAG GGCTCCTGTTTTACTTCCATGTGCACATGCGCCCTCCTCTGGATACCCACATCCACTCCATGCTGTTTGTGCCGGTGTTTGGTGGGGCGGCCATCACCCTGTTGGAGGTGTTCATGCGAGATAACATCGTACTGGAACTGCTCAGGACCAGCATGACCATCCTGCAAGGCTCCTGGTTCTTTCAG ATTGGATTCGTGCTGTACCCATTAAATGGAGTACAGTGGGATCTGCAGGCACACGATAACACCATGTTCATCACCATGTGCTTCTGCTGGCATCTGGCTATGGCCCTGCTGATCGTTGGCATCAACTACTGGATGGGCTGGTG CTGTGTACAACGATGTTCAGGAAGAGGAAGTGACATAGAGATCATGATGAGAAAGACATCTAGCTCCAAAAAGGCTCTGCTAGAGGAGTCAGACGAAGAGTAG